In one Pseudomonas purpurea genomic region, the following are encoded:
- a CDS encoding TetR/AcrR family transcriptional regulator — MDEQKALQVMRELVDSGRITDPDSARGKLLQMAAHLFRNKGYERTTVRDLASAVGIQSGSIFHHFKSKDEILRAVMEETIHYNTALMRAALADAHDVRERVLALIRCELQSIMGGSGEAMAVLVYEWRSLSVEGQVQVLALRDVYEQIWLQVLGEAKEAGFIRGDVFITRRFLTGALSWTTTWFRAEGSLSLDQLADEALILVLEEK, encoded by the coding sequence GTGGACGAGCAAAAAGCCCTGCAAGTGATGCGCGAGTTGGTGGACAGCGGGCGTATCACCGACCCCGACAGCGCCCGTGGCAAGTTGCTGCAAATGGCCGCTCACCTGTTTCGTAACAAGGGTTACGAGCGCACCACGGTGCGTGACCTGGCCAGTGCGGTGGGGATCCAGTCCGGGAGCATTTTTCATCACTTCAAGAGCAAGGATGAAATCCTCCGGGCGGTCATGGAGGAAACCATTCACTACAACACTGCGCTGATGCGCGCTGCACTGGCGGACGCCCACGATGTGCGCGAACGCGTGCTGGCGCTGATTCGTTGCGAATTGCAATCGATCATGGGCGGCAGCGGCGAGGCGATGGCGGTGCTGGTTTACGAATGGCGTTCGCTGTCGGTGGAAGGGCAGGTTCAGGTACTGGCCCTGCGCGATGTCTATGAGCAGATCTGGTTGCAGGTTTTGGGTGAAGCCAAGGAGGCCGGGTTTATCCGCGGCGATGTGTTTATCACCCGACGTTTCCTGACGGGCGCCTTGTCCTGGACCACCACCTGGTTTCGTGCCGAAGGCAGCCTGAGCCTGGACCAATTGGCGGATGAGGCCTTGATATTGGTCCTCGAAGAAAAATAG
- a CDS encoding SDR family oxidoreductase → MAYDSIFKPDLFAGQTIIVTGGGSGIGRCTAHELAALGAHVLLVGRRVDKLKTVTAEIRQDGGTASYQTCDIRDEDAVTTLIRQLISQHGPIHGLVNNAGGQYPSPLSAINQKGFETVLRTNLVGGFLMAREVFNQSMSQHGGAIVNMLADMWGGMPGMGHSGAARSGMDNFTKTAAFEWGYAGVRVNAVAPGWIASSGMDTYEGAFKAVIPTLREHVPLKRIGTESEVSAAIVFLLSPAAAFISGSTLRIDGAASLGGRAWPIHKAQRSEPFNGFHRAYLPDVLKDKE, encoded by the coding sequence ATGGCCTATGACTCCATTTTCAAGCCTGACCTGTTCGCCGGCCAGACCATCATTGTCACCGGTGGCGGCAGCGGTATCGGCCGCTGCACCGCCCACGAACTCGCCGCCCTTGGCGCCCACGTCCTGTTGGTCGGACGCCGGGTCGACAAACTCAAAACCGTCACGGCGGAAATCCGTCAGGACGGCGGCACCGCCAGCTACCAGACCTGCGACATCCGCGACGAAGATGCGGTGACCACGCTGATCCGGCAACTGATCAGCCAACACGGCCCCATCCACGGACTGGTCAACAATGCCGGTGGCCAGTACCCGTCACCGCTGTCGGCGATCAATCAGAAGGGATTTGAAACCGTGCTGCGGACCAACCTGGTCGGCGGTTTCCTGATGGCCCGGGAAGTGTTCAACCAGTCCATGAGCCAACATGGCGGGGCCATCGTCAACATGCTCGCCGACATGTGGGGCGGGATGCCGGGCATGGGTCACTCCGGCGCCGCACGCTCGGGCATGGACAACTTCACCAAGACCGCCGCCTTCGAATGGGGTTATGCCGGTGTGCGGGTCAACGCGGTGGCGCCAGGCTGGATCGCCTCCAGCGGCATGGACACTTACGAAGGTGCGTTCAAAGCCGTGATCCCGACCCTGCGCGAGCATGTGCCACTCAAGCGTATCGGCACCGAGTCGGAAGTCAGCGCGGCCATTGTTTTTCTGCTCAGCCCGGCAGCAGCCTTCATCAGCGGCAGCACCTTGCGCATCGACGGCGCGGCCAGCCTCGGCGGGCGCGCATGGCCGATCCACAAGGCGCAACGCAGCGAACCCTTCAACGGATTCCACCGCGCTTACCTGCCGGACGTGCTCAAGGACAAGGAGTAA
- the atuD gene encoding citronellyl-CoA dehydrogenase — protein sequence MIFTQEHEELRRTIRNFVDREINPYVDEWEKAGRFPIHEIFRKAGELGLLGISKPEKFGGMGLDYSYSIVAAEEFGTIHCGGIPMSIGVQTDMCTPALARFGSDELREEFLRPAISGEWVGCIGVSEVGAGSDVAGLKTTARKDGDDYVINGSKMWITNSPSADFICLLANTSDDKAHINKSLIIVPMNSPGISLGSHLDKLGMRSSETAQVFFDNVRVPQRNRIGHEGAGFMMQMLQFQEERLFGAANMIKGLEYCVDSTIEYCKERQTFGNALIDNQVIHFRLAELSTEIECLRALVYQATEQYVKGQDVTRLASMAKLKAGRLGREVSDSCLQYWGGMGFMWDNPVARAYRDVRLVSIGGGADEIMLGIICKLMGILPGKKK from the coding sequence ATGATCTTCACCCAGGAACACGAAGAACTGCGCCGTACCATCCGTAATTTTGTCGACCGCGAAATCAATCCGTACGTCGATGAATGGGAAAAGGCCGGGCGCTTTCCCATTCACGAGATCTTCCGCAAGGCCGGCGAGCTGGGCCTGCTGGGCATCTCCAAACCGGAAAAGTTCGGCGGCATGGGCCTCGACTACAGCTATTCGATTGTCGCCGCCGAAGAGTTCGGCACCATCCATTGCGGCGGCATCCCGATGTCGATCGGTGTCCAGACCGACATGTGCACCCCGGCGCTGGCGCGATTCGGTTCCGATGAGCTGCGTGAAGAGTTCTTGCGCCCGGCGATCAGCGGTGAATGGGTCGGCTGCATCGGCGTCTCGGAGGTCGGCGCGGGGTCTGACGTCGCCGGGCTGAAAACCACGGCGCGCAAGGACGGCGACGACTACGTAATCAACGGCAGCAAGATGTGGATCACCAACTCGCCAAGCGCCGACTTCATCTGCCTGCTGGCCAACACTTCGGACGACAAGGCGCACATCAACAAGTCGCTGATCATCGTGCCGATGAACAGCCCCGGCATCAGCCTCGGCTCGCACCTGGACAAGCTCGGCATGCGCAGCTCGGAAACCGCCCAGGTGTTTTTCGACAACGTGCGCGTGCCACAGCGCAACCGCATCGGCCATGAAGGCGCCGGCTTCATGATGCAAATGCTGCAATTTCAGGAAGAGCGGCTGTTCGGCGCGGCGAACATGATCAAGGGCCTTGAGTACTGCGTCGACAGCACCATCGAGTACTGCAAGGAACGCCAGACCTTCGGCAACGCGTTGATCGACAATCAGGTGATCCACTTCCGCCTCGCTGAACTGTCCACCGAGATCGAATGCCTGCGGGCGCTGGTCTACCAGGCGACCGAGCAATACGTCAAAGGCCAGGACGTCACGCGCCTGGCGTCCATGGCCAAACTCAAGGCCGGACGGCTGGGCCGGGAAGTCAGCGACAGTTGCCTGCAATATTGGGGCGGCATGGGTTTCATGTGGGACAACCCGGTAGCCCGCGCTTACCGCGATGTGCGACTGGTGTCGATTGGCGGCGGCGCCGACGAAATCATGCTGGGGATCATCTGCAAACTGATGGGCATCCTGCCGGGGAAAAAGAAATGA
- a CDS encoding enoyl-CoA hydratase-related protein, with translation MNSLPACETLLLETHNGVLHITLNRPDSRNAMSLQMVAELRAVLAAVRDDRSIRALVLGGAGGHFCAGGDVKDMANARAQGPEAYRELNRTFGALLEEAQHAPQVLITVLQGAVLGGGFGLACVSDIALAEHNAQFGLPETSLGVLPAQIAPFVVQRIGLTQARRLALTAARFDGHEARRLGLVHFVEHDPQALAERLDGVLAHVMCCAPGANAATKALLLASAEQPLGPLLDQAAEWFSEAVTGAEGVEGTMAFVQKRKPGWAP, from the coding sequence ATGAACAGCCTGCCTGCTTGCGAAACCCTGTTGCTGGAAACCCACAACGGCGTTCTGCACATCACCCTGAACCGCCCGGACAGCCGCAACGCCATGAGCTTGCAGATGGTTGCCGAGTTACGCGCCGTGTTGGCGGCGGTGCGCGATGACCGAAGCATCCGGGCATTGGTGCTCGGCGGTGCCGGTGGGCATTTTTGCGCGGGCGGCGATGTGAAAGACATGGCCAATGCCCGGGCTCAAGGACCCGAGGCTTACCGCGAACTGAACCGCACCTTCGGCGCCCTGCTCGAAGAAGCCCAACATGCGCCGCAAGTACTGATCACGGTGCTGCAAGGCGCGGTGCTCGGTGGCGGATTCGGCTTGGCCTGTGTCAGCGATATCGCCCTGGCAGAACACAACGCTCAGTTCGGTTTGCCGGAAACCAGCCTCGGCGTGTTGCCGGCGCAAATCGCGCCGTTCGTGGTCCAGCGCATTGGCCTGACTCAGGCCCGGCGCCTGGCCCTGACCGCAGCGCGTTTTGACGGGCATGAAGCGCGGCGCCTGGGGCTGGTGCATTTTGTCGAACACGACCCACAGGCCCTGGCCGAACGCCTGGATGGAGTGCTCGCCCATGTTATGTGTTGCGCGCCCGGCGCCAATGCCGCGACCAAAGCCTTGTTGCTGGCCAGTGCCGAACAGCCTCTGGGACCGCTGCTGGACCAGGCAGCCGAGTGGTTCAGCGAAGCGGTGACAGGCGCGGAAGGCGTCGAAGGGACGATGGCGTTTGTGCAAAAACGCAAACCGGGGTGGGCGCCTTAA
- a CDS encoding acetyl/propionyl/methylcrotonyl-CoA carboxylase subunit alpha — protein sequence MPTLRKILIANRGEIACRIQRTAQALGYRTVAVFSDADVGALHVRMADEAVNIGPAAVQQSYLNSAAIIDAALRTGADAIHPGYGFLSENAEFATACARAGLTFIGPSPEAIELMGSKRLSKIAMLAAGVPCIGGYQGAEQDDATLSREAERLGYPLMIKASAGGGGRGMRLVHSASELPEQLRTARSEALHAFGSDELILEQALIDPRHVEIQLFGDQHGHLIYLGERDCSIQRRHQKVIEEAPCPVMTAQLRQAMGEAALKAGRAVNYVGAGTVEFLLDSRGQFYFLEMNTRLQVEHPVTELITGLDLVAWQLDVAAGLPLPLRQDQVQLNGHAIEVRLYAEDPAQGFLPQTGRVTCWEPALQDGVRIDHGLLEGQSVSPFYDPMLGKIIAHGATREEARRKLLRAVEDSVLLGLQSNQRLLAGLLEHPQFIAGDFSTGFIARYFADHPSLHPQIPTPTELAIAAALFYQQAAQAHPTALAGWRNNASVPLRQHLGRGDDRWSSELTAHPDGHLRIEVAGQTLQLKSLQLDDRHATLEINGICRRYAYHLDAGQLWLFTRPGGLLLEDQTQAPVAAQASLHGGTLKAPMDGAIVQVLVREGSQVSKGQLLVVLEAMKMEHPLKAGIDGVIKRLQVGAGDQVKNRQILLEVE from the coding sequence ATGCCCACCCTGCGCAAAATCCTCATCGCCAACCGCGGTGAAATCGCCTGCCGCATCCAGCGCACGGCTCAGGCCCTGGGCTACCGCACCGTGGCGGTGTTCAGCGACGCCGACGTCGGTGCCCTGCATGTGCGCATGGCCGATGAGGCAGTCAACATCGGCCCCGCTGCGGTTCAACAGTCCTACCTCAACAGCGCCGCGATCATTGACGCGGCGCTACGCACCGGGGCCGATGCCATCCATCCCGGCTACGGCTTTCTCTCGGAAAACGCCGAGTTCGCCACGGCCTGCGCCCGGGCCGGCCTGACCTTCATCGGCCCAAGCCCCGAAGCCATTGAACTGATGGGCAGCAAACGCCTGTCGAAAATCGCCATGCTTGCCGCCGGTGTGCCGTGCATTGGTGGCTACCAGGGCGCCGAACAGGACGATGCCACCCTGAGCCGCGAGGCCGAACGCCTCGGCTATCCGCTGATGATCAAGGCCAGCGCCGGTGGCGGTGGACGCGGCATGCGGCTCGTGCACTCCGCCAGCGAGCTGCCTGAACAGCTCCGTACCGCCCGCTCCGAAGCCTTGCACGCCTTTGGCAGCGACGAGCTGATTCTCGAGCAAGCGCTGATCGACCCGCGCCACGTCGAAATCCAGCTGTTCGGCGACCAGCACGGGCACCTGATCTACCTCGGCGAGCGCGACTGTTCGATCCAGCGCCGCCACCAGAAAGTCATCGAAGAAGCGCCCTGCCCGGTCATGACGGCCCAATTGCGCCAAGCCATGGGCGAAGCGGCGTTGAAGGCCGGCCGCGCAGTCAACTATGTGGGCGCGGGGACCGTGGAGTTCCTGCTCGATTCACGGGGGCAGTTCTACTTTCTGGAGATGAACACCCGCTTGCAGGTCGAGCACCCGGTCACCGAACTGATCACCGGCCTGGACCTGGTGGCCTGGCAACTGGACGTCGCGGCCGGGTTGCCATTGCCGCTGCGCCAGGACCAGGTCCAGCTCAACGGGCATGCCATCGAAGTGCGTTTGTACGCCGAGGACCCAGCGCAAGGCTTTTTGCCCCAGACCGGCCGCGTGACTTGCTGGGAACCGGCCTTGCAGGACGGTGTGCGGATCGACCACGGGTTACTGGAAGGCCAATCGGTCAGCCCGTTTTACGACCCAATGCTCGGCAAAATCATTGCCCACGGCGCCACGCGTGAAGAGGCCCGGCGCAAGTTGCTGCGCGCCGTCGAAGACAGCGTGTTGCTGGGTTTGCAGAGCAATCAGCGGCTGCTGGCAGGCCTGCTTGAGCACCCGCAATTCATCGCCGGGGATTTCAGCACCGGGTTCATTGCCCGGTACTTTGCCGATCACCCCAGCCTGCACCCGCAAATACCCACGCCTACTGAACTGGCCATTGCCGCCGCCCTCTTCTATCAGCAGGCAGCCCAGGCCCACCCAACGGCACTGGCCGGTTGGCGCAACAACGCCAGCGTGCCGCTGCGCCAGCACCTTGGCCGTGGCGATGATCGCTGGAGCAGCGAATTGACCGCCCACCCCGATGGGCACCTGCGAATTGAAGTGGCCGGGCAAACCCTGCAACTCAAGTCGCTGCAACTGGACGACCGCCACGCCACGCTGGAGATCAACGGTATCTGCCGACGTTACGCCTACCACCTCGACGCCGGGCAGCTATGGTTGTTCACCCGTCCCGGCGGTCTGCTGCTGGAAGACCAGACCCAGGCGCCGGTCGCCGCCCAGGCCAGCCTGCACGGCGGCACCCTCAAAGCGCCGATGGATGGCGCCATCGTCCAGGTGCTGGTCCGCGAAGGCAGCCAGGTCAGCAAAGGCCAACTGCTGGTGGTACTCGAAGCGATGAAAATGGAGCATCCGCTCAAGGCCGGTATTGACGGTGTGATCAAACGCTTGCAGGTCGGCGCAGGCGATCAGGTGAAAAACCGCCAGATTCTCCTGGAGGTTGAATAA
- a CDS encoding exonuclease domain-containing protein, producing MPHWLVIDLEATTDEGGWPVAEMEIIEIGATLVNREGREQDHFQRFVRPLRRPLLTPFCRELTRITQASIDTAQPLTDVWASFERWLAQHQPRLEGWASWGDYDRKQLEQEWQRHALHSALNHVPHMNLKQRFAKARRLERPLGLNGALQLAGMQFNGQQHRALEDARNTARLLPLILPVHRGDD from the coding sequence ATGCCCCACTGGCTGGTAATTGATCTGGAAGCCACAACCGATGAAGGCGGCTGGCCAGTGGCCGAGATGGAAATCATCGAAATCGGCGCCACACTGGTCAACCGTGAAGGCCGCGAGCAGGACCACTTTCAGCGCTTCGTTCGCCCCCTGCGACGACCGCTGTTGACACCGTTTTGCCGAGAACTGACGCGCATCACCCAGGCCAGCATCGACACGGCCCAGCCGTTGACCGACGTCTGGGCGTCGTTCGAGCGCTGGCTCGCGCAACATCAGCCACGCCTTGAAGGCTGGGCCAGTTGGGGAGATTACGACCGCAAGCAACTGGAACAGGAATGGCAACGCCATGCCCTGCACAGTGCCTTGAACCACGTCCCGCACATGAACCTCAAGCAACGATTCGCCAAGGCCCGCAGGCTAGAGCGGCCGCTGGGGCTCAATGGCGCGCTGCAATTGGCCGGCATGCAATTCAACGGTCAGCAGCACCGGGCTCTTGAAGATGCCCGTAATACAGCGCGCCTGTTGCCGCTGATTCTTCCGGTTCACAGAGGTGACGACTGA
- a CDS encoding pyrimidine/purine nucleoside phosphorylase has product MFKVNEYFDGTVKSIAFGTAEGPATIGVMAPGEYEFGTSQREIMHVVSGALTVKLPDSSDWETFAAGSQFNVPANSKFQLKVAVDTAYLCEYRG; this is encoded by the coding sequence ATGTTTAAAGTCAACGAGTACTTCGACGGCACCGTCAAATCGATTGCCTTCGGCACCGCTGAAGGTCCGGCCACGATTGGTGTCATGGCACCGGGCGAATACGAATTCGGCACCAGCCAGCGTGAAATCATGCACGTGGTCTCCGGCGCCCTGACCGTCAAACTGCCTGACAGCAGCGACTGGGAAACCTTCGCCGCCGGCAGCCAGTTCAATGTGCCTGCCAACAGCAAGTTCCAGCTCAAGGTTGCCGTCGATACCGCTTACCTGTGCGAATACCGCGGCTAA
- a CDS encoding MOSC domain-containing protein produces MLRLSALYRYPLKSGKGETLQQVNLDRLGLDGDRRWMLVDEASGRFLTQRAVAQMSQLSALWNAAGGLTLSAPGHGPIDVALPAADAQLRGVTIWRDTLRVPDAGDAAGAWVSQFIGKPTRLVQVPEALARTTQAGYGKDDDKVAFADGFPLLLIGQASLEDLSQRVGRPLEMLRFRPNLVIEGSTAFAEDGWKRVRIGDVEFRVVKPCSRCILTTIDPQTGERSEDREPLATLQQYRAQEDGAMFGQNLVNDSNGRLEVGMPVTILE; encoded by the coding sequence ATGTTGCGTCTGAGTGCGCTGTATCGATACCCGTTGAAGTCGGGCAAGGGTGAAACCTTGCAGCAGGTCAATCTTGACCGGTTGGGGCTGGACGGGGATCGACGCTGGATGCTGGTGGATGAGGCCAGCGGGCGTTTCCTGACGCAACGTGCGGTGGCGCAGATGAGTCAGTTGTCGGCGCTGTGGAACGCCGCAGGCGGCCTGACGCTCAGCGCGCCGGGCCACGGGCCGATTGACGTGGCGTTGCCCGCCGCCGATGCGCAACTGCGCGGCGTGACCATCTGGCGTGACACCTTGCGCGTACCCGACGCGGGTGACGCGGCAGGGGCGTGGGTCAGCCAGTTCATTGGCAAACCGACGCGTCTGGTGCAAGTGCCCGAGGCGCTGGCCCGAACCACTCAGGCCGGTTATGGCAAAGACGACGATAAAGTGGCGTTTGCCGACGGTTTTCCATTGTTGCTGATCGGTCAGGCGTCCCTTGAGGACTTGTCGCAGCGAGTGGGTCGGCCGTTGGAAATGTTGCGGTTTCGGCCCAATCTGGTCATTGAAGGCAGCACCGCGTTTGCCGAGGATGGCTGGAAGCGGGTGCGGATTGGCGATGTCGAGTTCCGTGTCGTCAAACCCTGCTCACGCTGTATCCTGACCACCATCGACCCGCAGACTGGCGAGCGCAGTGAAGACCGCGAACCCCTGGCCACGTTGCAGCAGTACCGGGCGCAAGAGGATGGCGCGATGTTTGGCCAGAACCTGGTGAACGACAGCAATGGCCGCCTCGAAGTCGGCATGCCGGTGACGATTCTCGAATGA
- a CDS encoding chemotaxis protein CheV, protein MAGILDTVDQRTQLVGENRLEILMFRLAGRQLFAINVFKVQEVLQLPKLTLMPQRHPFVCGVVNLRGQTLPVIDLSQAIGMRPLVPSPTSTIIVTEYNRSVQAFLVGGVDRIVNMNWEAILPPPTSAGRQHYLTAISKVDDQLVEIIDVEKVLAEIVPYNAKVSRDKLDDPVLERARGREVLLVDDSNVALSQLRDTLGQLGVKMHIASDGLKALNMLKAWADTGVVMTDKLLMIFTDAEMPEMDGYRLTTEIRNDPRLRGLYVVLHTSLSGSFNDSMVKKVGCDNFLSKFQPDKLVDVVRQRLMLDEVPA, encoded by the coding sequence ATGGCCGGCATTCTCGACACGGTAGATCAACGCACGCAGCTGGTGGGTGAGAATCGCCTGGAAATTCTCATGTTTCGCCTGGCGGGACGGCAGCTGTTCGCGATCAACGTCTTCAAGGTGCAGGAAGTCCTGCAACTGCCAAAGTTGACCCTGATGCCGCAGCGTCACCCGTTCGTGTGCGGCGTGGTGAACCTGCGCGGCCAGACCTTGCCGGTGATCGACCTGTCCCAGGCCATCGGCATGCGTCCGCTGGTGCCCAGCCCTACCAGCACCATCATCGTGACCGAGTACAACCGGTCGGTGCAGGCGTTTCTGGTGGGCGGTGTCGACCGCATCGTCAACATGAACTGGGAAGCGATTCTGCCGCCACCGACCAGCGCCGGTCGCCAGCATTACCTGACGGCCATCAGCAAGGTCGACGATCAACTGGTGGAAATCATCGACGTCGAGAAGGTCCTGGCCGAGATCGTTCCGTACAACGCCAAGGTGTCCCGCGACAAACTCGACGATCCGGTGCTGGAACGCGCCCGTGGTCGCGAAGTGCTGCTGGTGGACGACTCCAATGTGGCCCTGTCCCAACTGCGCGACACCCTGGGTCAGCTCGGGGTGAAAATGCACATCGCCAGCGACGGTCTGAAAGCGCTGAACATGCTCAAGGCCTGGGCCGATACCGGCGTGGTCATGACCGACAAGCTGCTGATGATCTTCACCGACGCGGAAATGCCGGAAATGGACGGCTATCGCCTGACCACCGAAATTCGCAACGACCCACGCCTGCGCGGACTCTACGTGGTGCTGCACACTTCGCTGTCCGGCAGCTTCAACGACTCGATGGTGAAGAAGGTCGGCTGCGACAACTTCCTCTCCAAATTCCAGCCGGACAAACTGGTCGATGTGGTGCGCCAGCGTTTGATGCTCGACGAAGTCCCGGCCTGA
- a CDS encoding sensor histidine kinase: MYASLKSFATWPPSRKKARQFTLLLCTLSALGCLLAYCMTRQLPLVLVLVNLAAMICVWIQYLRSGKSIKFQPQELADRLLEVQENERHRLSRELHDDIGQLLTAAKLQSEWLKRRLPDDLQGQCSVLCEILEETLTKVRDVSAILNPRQLASLGLEASLRAHMLKTLANTPVHWSLECKQRLAGIPEEMAVAAFRITQEAITNILRHAQAQNLLVQLQRLPQGLTLFISDDGQGFFPAANPGQEGQRGMAGMSERIDQLGGTLTVTSEPGKGTQIEALFPWAPRARERASTNKVLH, translated from the coding sequence ATGTACGCCAGCCTCAAGTCCTTCGCCACCTGGCCACCCTCCCGAAAAAAAGCACGTCAGTTCACGCTGTTGCTGTGCACCCTTTCGGCACTCGGTTGCTTGCTGGCCTATTGCATGACCCGCCAATTACCATTGGTGCTTGTGCTGGTGAATCTGGCGGCAATGATCTGCGTCTGGATTCAATATTTACGCTCGGGTAAATCCATCAAGTTCCAGCCTCAGGAACTGGCCGATCGCTTGCTTGAAGTCCAGGAGAACGAACGTCATCGCCTCAGCCGCGAGCTGCACGACGACATCGGTCAACTGCTGACCGCCGCCAAACTTCAAAGCGAATGGCTGAAACGACGCCTGCCCGACGACTTGCAGGGCCAGTGTTCCGTTCTGTGCGAAATCCTCGAAGAAACACTCACCAAAGTTCGCGATGTGTCGGCCATTCTCAATCCCCGACAGTTGGCGAGCCTGGGGCTTGAAGCCAGTTTGCGCGCGCACATGCTCAAGACGCTGGCCAATACGCCAGTGCACTGGAGCCTGGAATGCAAGCAGCGGCTGGCCGGGATTCCCGAAGAGATGGCCGTGGCGGCATTTCGTATCACGCAAGAAGCCATCACCAACATCCTTCGCCATGCCCAGGCTCAAAACCTGCTGGTCCAACTCCAGCGCCTGCCTCAAGGGTTGACGTTGTTCATCAGCGACGACGGCCAGGGGTTTTTCCCGGCGGCCAATCCCGGCCAGGAAGGTCAGCGGGGCATGGCAGGTATGTCAGAACGGATCGATCAACTGGGCGGGACCTTGACCGTGACCAGCGAACCCGGCAAAGGTACACAAATCGAAGCACTCTTCCCCTGGGCGCCCCGGGCTCGCGAACGAGCCAGTACGAATAAGGTTTTACATTGA
- the yegS gene encoding lipid kinase YegS — protein MSERKALLILHGKQALNEDVRAAVESRREQGWELAVRLTWEAGDARRLVGEALAAGYTQLIAGGGDGTLRDVAEAMAQHATEASLVLLPLGTANDFSRAAGIPLMVAEALELLDTAAHAIDLGEVDGHMFLNMATGGFGSQVTANTSEDLKKVLGGAAYLFTGLSRFNELHAAYGELQGPDFHWRGELLALGIGNGRQAGGGHVLCPQALADDGLLDISILPAPQELAGTLRDLLADGWGIDNMFVRARLPWVEIKVSEGLYINLDGEPMQGENLRFSIRPAALRVHLPGDSPLLRGSMKLSHPG, from the coding sequence ATGAGCGAGCGCAAGGCACTGTTGATTTTGCACGGCAAGCAAGCACTCAACGAAGACGTCCGGGCGGCTGTCGAGAGTCGGCGTGAGCAAGGTTGGGAGTTGGCGGTTCGACTGACATGGGAGGCGGGCGATGCCCGGCGCCTGGTGGGTGAAGCGCTGGCGGCGGGTTATACGCAACTGATTGCCGGAGGTGGCGACGGCACGTTGCGTGACGTCGCCGAGGCCATGGCGCAGCACGCCACCGAGGCCAGTCTGGTGCTGTTACCGTTGGGCACGGCCAACGACTTTTCCCGTGCCGCAGGCATACCGCTGATGGTGGCAGAGGCGTTAGAGCTGCTGGACACTGCGGCTCATGCGATTGATCTTGGGGAAGTTGACGGCCATATGTTCTTGAACATGGCCACGGGCGGGTTTGGTAGCCAGGTGACGGCCAACACCAGCGAAGACTTGAAGAAAGTGCTCGGCGGTGCGGCGTACCTGTTTACCGGGTTGTCACGTTTCAACGAACTGCACGCCGCGTATGGCGAGTTGCAGGGGCCGGACTTTCATTGGCGTGGTGAACTGCTCGCGCTGGGTATTGGCAATGGTCGGCAAGCTGGAGGAGGGCACGTATTGTGCCCGCAGGCCCTGGCGGATGACGGCTTGCTGGACATCAGCATTTTGCCCGCGCCGCAGGAGCTGGCAGGGACGTTGAGGGACCTGTTGGCCGATGGTTGGGGCATCGACAATATGTTTGTGCGAGCGCGCCTGCCGTGGGTTGAAATCAAGGTGTCGGAAGGTCTGTACATCAACCTGGATGGCGAGCCGATGCAAGGTGAAAACTTGCGTTTCTCCATCCGCCCGGCGGCGCTGCGGGTGCACCTTCCGGGGGACTCACCCTTGCTGAGAGGCTCGATGAAACTCAGTCATCCAGGCTGA